The DNA window TCAGTCAATTTACTTACACATCCACAATCACCACGGGATTGGACGGTACCTCCAGTTGACCATTTGCGTCTGGATGTCGATGCGGCTTACAACATCAATTCCAACAGTTATGCGATTGGGGGGATCGTGCGGAATCATGAAGGGCAGCCTGTGCTAGCATTTGGAAAGAAGATTCACAAAACACCATCGGTCACTTCCGCAGAACTCGTTGCCATTGAGGAAGGTATCCACACGACACAACATCATCACTTACGGATTAATCAGCTTACTTCCGATTCTTTACTGACAGTACAAGCAGTCACTTGCCCAAAAGAGGATCTCAGTTATAATGGCGCCTTTGTCACTAGTATCCGTCGCTTATTGGCACAACAACCCCAGTTACAGTTGGAACACGTTAGGCGTACGGCTAATACTGTGGCACACTCTTTAGCTTCTTTTGCTATTTCCTCCTCTTCACCTTTTGTGTGGAAAATTAGGGAGTTTCCTTATTGGCTAGTTAAGCTTGTAATTACTGACCTCGTTTCATCATGAATAATATTACAAgttttttgtcaaaaaaaaaaaaaaaaaaaaaagttggattgaccgaatatatatatagaaacgaAAAAAGAAATGATGCGTGTGGTTCCTTGTCGTGTTGGCTTTAAGGTAGTGATAGTGACCATTGTGGGATACACTAGAAAAGTCAGAAAAATCAAATGTTAAGGAAATGAAATACATACAGAAGGGGTGGGGGCGGGGGCGGTGGTATCCTCGAAATAGGCCATCAAGATTCATGCCGATTAGGGAATCATGGATATGGTGGGTATG is part of the Primulina eburnea isolate SZY01 chromosome 1, ASM2296580v1, whole genome shotgun sequence genome and encodes:
- the LOC140808593 gene encoding uncharacterized protein, encoding MLSKVLHCLFCIPKLYLRKWIASLVNVDWCDNLLGAYHAARTSVNFSVNLLTHPQSPRDWTVPPVDHLRLDVDAAYNINSNSYAIGGIVRNHEGQPVLAFGKKIHKTPSVTSAELVAIEEGIHTTQHHHLRINQLTSDSLLTVQAVTCPKEDLSYNGAFVTSIRRLLAQQPQLQLEHVRRTANTVAHSLASFAISSSSPFVWKIREFPYWLVKLVITDLVSS